CAGTTTTTCAAAAGTAAGCAAAGAAGCAAATACAAACGGACCGGCCTGATTTATTCTGAACCAGACGGTTTATTAGAATTGACCTAATAAAAAAGCGGGTAGTCTTTACAAAGTCTGCCCGCTTTTATTCATATTGTAAATCAGATTTTTTTCTGATTACTGATTCAGTACTTTAATCATTGTCTCCCATCTGCTGGTCGAAGTTTGTAACTTCGACCATTGTCAACACTTCACAAAAATATTATTTTGAATTTTGGATTTTTACGAATTGCCAATTACCTAAAGTTTTATAGCATAAATTTTAAATGTATCAATCTGGGTTACAGGAAAACGTATGAGATCATTATATGAAAATCTTTTAATCAGTTTTTCATCACGAAAGATATTTATACGTTCGGATGTGTAGCCGTCGATTATATTAAATTTAAAATTTCCTATTTGTGAATGTCCGCCATTTACTGCAAAGAAACTTATACGAAAAACTTCATCTTCCTCAATTATAATTTTTTCAAATTTTCCTGCTACAATATCAATATCGTATTTGAAAGTATCTTTCGGAAATGTTATGGAGCAATAAATATCAAATGTTGGTGTATTTGTTTCTACACATGACGTAAGTTGTACCATAAAATATAAAACTATTATGAAAAATGGGATTCTTATTGGAGTGAATAAAAACATTATAATTTTATTTTTATAATTTTTAACGAATCTGTTTCATTTTTTGCTATAGATAAGAGTTGTTCCAATGTATAATACCGTACTTCATACTCCTTGTTTTTATAAATTTGTAACCTGGTATAAAACGGAGCAAAATTGGATTCAAAAAAAGTTAGTTTAAATAGTTCAGATGTATCATGTTCGACACTTTCTATGATTCCATGTACGATATCTAAATCATACTTATTGTCATCATCAGAATTGGTTTCAATCATGCAATATAGAACAGTTCTGGGACTTCCTGTATTTTGGGTTCACTACATCTTATTAATGCCAATAGAAATAATAAATAAAATGAAAATTTATTCATTGCCATAATTCTTTTAAAAAATGACCAAAATTGTCAGCATTTGTAAACGACTATAAAGTATTTAACGCTGCAAATTTATCTTCATGATGTTCGTATGCCCAATCTCCCGCAATTATAGTACAATTGAAACATTTCACCTTCTCAAATACTTCCCCTGACGGTCGAAGTTTGTAAATGATCCAGAAGTTTTGGAAATATGACGAAAAAAAGCATCGTACTTCCATATTAAGTCAAAAAAAATACGGCTTGTTAATGTGATATCCCTAAATTTAAAAAATTATTCCTGCATTATTTCTTCTCGGAATTTAATCATAAACGGAATATGTTTCACATTTGCCTGAACTGCTAAATTTTGACCACGTGCCACTGCAAGTGCTGCTTCATCTTTCCTTCCGGTTTTTGCATAAATAACACTTAGGATTTCAGAATATAAAAATTCATCAGATTTTTCAGATAAATTTAAAATTGATGGTTCAATCTGAAGATAAAATTCCGGGAATTTTTCATATTTGATCAGTTCTACAAATGCATCATGAAGAAGATCTAAATCCGTTGTTTCCGGATAAATTTTTAACAGGCTGCGTGCATAAACAAGTAAATTTTCTTTTTCCGAAGCTCCGATCTGCTTGTAAAGAACTAATTCACGATATGCCATCATGAAAGCCATTATTTTATTTTGTTGTAACTGTGTTAATTCTGATAATGATTTGCTTTCTTTTCTGATGTTTTCAATAAAGAAAAAATTATTATTATGAAACAAAAAACTTAGCAGCAGTTTTTCAGTCAATTGTAGATTTCCCTGATACCCTGATTTTTTATAGCTATCTGAAACCATTTTGAAATCTATCAAAGTAGGGAAATTCTCCAAAATTACTTTTTGGAATACTTCTCCTTTTTGAAATAATTTCTCCAGATATTGTTTTTTATAATCGGTATTCATATGAGCCACTTTAACAGAAACTTCATTCAAAAATGTTTCTTCGTTGAATGTGCTTGCATCCATTTTTATTTCGTTAACATAAACATCTGAATTAGTATAAACACTTTTGGCTAATTTGAAAAGTGTTTCAGAACCCGGATATCCTCTACGGGATTCAATGACTTCTCCACTTTTTGAAAGAAACATTAAAGTGGGGAATGCAGATATACTGTATTTAGTCAAAAAATTTCTGTTGAATTTTTCGTTAATTTTGAGATTTATAAAGTTCGAATTAAAAAAATCTACCATTGCACTATTCGACTCGATATCGACTATCATTTTTTTACACGGACCACACCAATCCGCCATGACATCCACAAAAATCACTTTTTGTTCCTGTTCCGCAAGTTTTTTTGCCTGTTCCAATGAATTGATAAACTTGATATTGCCGGCATGAGCAGATTTGGGTACTCCAAAGACGATAGTCAGAATAGATAAAAGTAATTTAAAGTTAGATTTACTCATATTTTGAAGTTTTATATTTTCAGTTCATAATTGTAATGCAAAAATATAAAATATTGATAAACATATTGTTTTAAAGCATATTTTCTCTACCGGTCGAAGTTTGTAACTTCGATTTAACATTCTATTCTTTGAAAAATTTCAGACTTTTGATTGTCATGACCTGGCAAACTTCATAAAATCTACCTGCACTCTTCTGTGTCCTTTAAAATCTCTATTGTACTTATAGCTCCGTGAGATGATGACATTTCACCTTGACCTACTATGATTCTTTTAAATCGTAAAAATCCTGAAGTACATCTTTCGATTTCATATGTATATGAATTCGACCAGTGAAGAATTTCATCGAATTGTTCACATAAAAATCTATTAACTATATAGCAGTTAAGATAATAATAACCATTTTCGCTGATGATAATATCAGAAAACTTTACAAATCCAATTATAGGCGGTGCAAAAGAAAATGCTGTATCTATGATAGTGGCAAAATAAACTTTAGGTTGAAAATAAAATTCCATTGAATGAAATATATTACTCTTATTTAATATTGATCCCACAGCTATCTTGTTGTAATTCAAAACATAAGTTATCCATTCATTATTTGTTTTATCCGATACTAAGATTTCCAGATTTTTCTCTCCACAGTTTATTTCCTGACTTGTACCCATCGAATTTAGTGCGTTTATAAAATATTGATTATCAGCATTATCACGTTTTATTTTCTTAATTTTACCGCACTAAATGAGTGTTTTGGAGTGAAAATCAGGATAGTCAAAACCGCATCAAATGCCAAAGCGGTTCAAATAGTACGGTATCAAAACAACAGGCGAATCATTTTACACCATATTGGCTCGGCTCATAACGAAATCGAACTAGATGAACTTATGACTATAGCTAATGAATGGATCAAAGACGCTTCAAAGCAGTTATCTGTTTTTCCCGATGAAAGCCCAAACAAACTACTTCATCTCAATCATTGTACATTTATCGGGGTGCAATACCATTTTTTCTACCAACAGATAAATACTATACAGGATAAATTGGGGTTTGTTGGGTTGCCGGCATTATTGAATGATTTGGTAACAATGAGGATATTTGAACCAGCATCTAAACTTCGTTCCTTAGAATTGATGGAACATTTTTTTGGCATAAAACATAGTCGTAAGAGTTATTACAAGATTGCTCCACAATGTATTGACTTAAAAGAAAAGGTAGAGACGAAAGTAGTAGATTTTGCAAAGGAGCATTATTCGTTCAATTATGATATTGTTTTTTACGATGTGACAACACTTTACTTTGAGACCTTTGCAGAAGACGAATTACGAAAGAACGGCTTTTCTAAAGACAATAAATCGCAGCAACCACAAATATTAATAGCGCTGATGGTTACCCAGGAAGGTTTTCCGATTGCTTATGAAATCTTCAGTGGCAACACGTTTGAAGGACATACGATTGTTCCTGTCATCAAAGATTTTATCAAAAGAAATAATGTGGAATCATTTACGGTAGTGGCAGATGCGGCAATGATTAGTTCAGAAAATATTGCACACTTAATCCAAAACAATATCAACTATATTGTAGGAGCACGATTGGGCAACCTTTCAGTAAAGCTGCTCGAAACTATAGACCAACAAATCGTCAGGCAAGATGGTAAAAGTATCAGAATTAAGACGGAATTAGGTTGTTTGATTTGTAGTTATTCTTCTGTGCGATACCGCAAAGATTTATATGAGATGAACAAACAAATAGAGAAAGCAAAACAGGTAATTGAATTACCATCAAAGAGAAGAAAACAAAAATTTACCAAGACCAATGACAGAAAATGGAACTTAACGAAGACCTAATCGAAAAAACAAAGAAGCTGCTTGGGATCAAAGGCTACTATACCAATTTAGAAGAAACAAAAGAGGGCAATGAAACCATCATTGAGCGTTATCACGAGCTGTACAGAATAGAACAGGCTTTTCGAGTAACCAAAAGTGACTTGCAAACCGGACCAATATTCCATTTTAAGGAACAGCCTATAAAGCTGCACATTCTGATATGTTTTATGGCTTTAGTGATCTCCAAACACATCGAACTAAAGACAGGTGTGTCGATAAGAAAGTTCCTGGACGAATCAAAAAGAATAGTTGATGGACAAATCCTAAATCATATAACCAATAAAACCGTCATCGTTAAGGCTGAGCAGACTCCAAAAATGACCAGGCTAATCGCCAAATTATTCCCACCGCACTAAATGGGACAAGTCAGGAGTAATTTAAAGTTAGATTTACTCATATTTTGAAGTTTTATATTTTCAGTTCATAATTGTAATGCAAAAATATAAAATATTGATAAACATATTGTTTAAAGCATATTTTCTCTACCGGTCGAAGTTTGTAACCTCGATTTAACATTCTATTCTTTGAAAAATTTCAGACTTTTGATTGTCATGACCTGGCAAACTTCATAAAATCTACCTGCACTCTTCTGTGTCCTTTAAAATCTCTATTGTACTTATAGCTCCGTGAGATGATGACATTTCACCTTGACCTACTATGATTCTTTTAAATCGTAAAAATCCTGAAGTACATCTTTCGATTTCATATGTATATGAATTCGACCAGTGAAGAATTTCATCGAATTGTTCACATAAAAATCTATTAACTATATAGCAGTTAAGATAATAATAACCATTTTCGCTGATGATAATATCAGAAAACTTTACAAATCCAATTATAGGCGGTGCAAAAGAAAATGCTGTATCTATGATAGTGGCAAAATAAACTTTAGGTTGAAAATAAAATTCCATTGAATGAAATATATTACTCTTATTTAATATTGATCCCACAGCTATCTTGTTGTAATTCAAAACATAAGTTATCCATTCATTATTTGTTTTATCCGATACTAAGATTTCCAGATTTTTCTCTCCACAGTTTATTTCATCGTCTGAATAGAAATCACTCATTCTAGGAGATAACGAAATTGGAACATCTTCAAACAACAATCGCCTCATGGCTTCATAATAGATAAATCTTATCTCTGAATCGCTCAATGATAAGTCATCTTTTATTACATCAGATGGCACAATGGCATTTTGAGCTTTACATGATACAATTATTAAAAGCACCATTGCCAAAGTCATTATTTTTCTTATTCCAAACATAACATATAATTTTAATTAAAATTTATTAGTCGAATTATGGATACTTAGAAAAAATTCCCTGATGGTCGAAGTTTGTAACTTCGATTTAAGTCTTTTTAATCGAAGGCCGAAGTTCGCATTGCTTCAGTCAGGATTAATTCT
The genomic region above belongs to Saprospiraceae bacterium and contains:
- a CDS encoding IS1634 family transposase, translated to MKIRIVKTASNAKAVQIVRYQNNRRIILHHIGSAHNEIELDELMTIANEWIKDASKQLSVFPDESPNKLLHLNHCTFIGVQYHFFYQQINTIQDKLGFVGLPALLNDLVTMRIFEPASKLRSLELMEHFFGIKHSRKSYYKIAPQCIDLKEKVETKVVDFAKEHYSFNYDIVFYDVTTLYFETFAEDELRKNGFSKDNKSQQPQILIALMVTQEGFPIAYEIFSGNTFEGHTIVPVIKDFIKRNNVESFTVVADAAMISSENIAHLIQNNINYIVGARLGNLSVKLLETIDQQIVRQDGKSIRIKTELGCLICSYSSVRYRKDLYEMNKQIEKAKQVIELPSKRRKQKFTKTNDRKWNLTKT
- a CDS encoding thioredoxin family protein, which produces MSKSNFKLLLSILTIVFGVPKSAHAGNIKFINSLEQAKKLAEQEQKVIFVDVMADWCGPCKKMIVDIESNSAMVDFFNSNFINLKINEKFNRNFLTKYSISAFPTLMFLSKSGEVIESRRGYPGSETLFKLAKSVYTNSDVYVNEIKMDASTFNEETFLNEVSVKVAHMNTDYKKQYLEKLFQKGEVFQKVILENFPTLIDFKMVSDSYKKSGYQGNLQLTEKLLLSFLFHNNNFFFIENIRKESKSLSELTQLQQNKIMAFMMAYRELVLYKQIGASEKENLLVYARSLLKIYPETTDLDLLHDAFVELIKYEKFPEFYLQIEPSILNLSEKSDEFLYSEILSVIYAKTGRKDEAALAVARGQNLAVQANVKHIPFMIKFREEIMQE